Proteins encoded by one window of Cannabis sativa cultivar Pink pepper isolate KNU-18-1 chromosome 4, ASM2916894v1, whole genome shotgun sequence:
- the LOC115713211 gene encoding uncharacterized protein LOC115713211 produces the protein MPSYVKFMKEILSKKRKMEDYETVALTEGCSAILQKKVPPKLRDLGSFTIPCTIGRIEGINALCVLGASINLMPLSVFKRLHLGEAKPTTVTLQLADRSLAHPRGVIEDVLVKVDKFIFPIDFIVLDMEEDNNVPIILRRPFLATGQALIDVQKGELKLRVQGDEVFFNVLKAMTFSKANDNCFFVDLVDTIVEKRKLMEDSLEVSLTEEDLNEQDGTEALEYVK, from the coding sequence ATGCCAAGCTATGTGAAATTCATGAAAGAAATCTTGTCCAAGAAGAGGaaaatggaggactatgaaacagtggcattgACCGAGGGGTGTAGTGCGATATTACAGAAGAAAGTCCCTCCTAAACTCAGAGATCTTGGGAGTTTCACCATACCTTGTACCATCGGGAGAATAGAGGGGATAAATGCACTGTGTGTTTTGGGAGCAAGCATCAATTTGATGCCTTTGTCAGTTTTTAAAAGATTGCATTTGGGAGAAGCGAAGCCTACTACAGTAACCTTGCAATTGGCTGATCGGTCGTTGGCTCATCCAAGAGGGGTCATCGAAGATGTTCTAGTCAAAGTGGATAAATTTATCTTCCCAATAGATTTTATAGTTCTCGACATGGAAGAAGATAACAATGTTCCAATTATTCTTaggagaccattcttggcaacAGGCCAAGCTTTGATTGATGTTCAGAAGGGCGAATTGAAGCTGAGGGTGCAAGGGGACGAAGTGTTCTTTAATGTTCTTAAGGCGATGACTTTTTCTAAGGCAAATGACAACTGTTTCTTTGTGGATCTCGTAGACACCATAGTGGAAAAGAGAAAGCTAATGGAAGATTCATTAGAAGTGAGTTTGACTGAAGAAGATCTAAATGAGCAAGATGGAACTGAGGCGCTGGAATACGTAAAATGA